TACTTTATCGGGTATGGTGCCCATCATGTCGGTTTGCACAAAACCGGGGGCAACAGTATTTACGGTAATGCCTTTTTTGCCTAATTCGCGTGCCCAAACTTTACTCATTCCAATTAAACCTGCTTTGGCGGCAGCGTAATTGCTTTGGCCAAAATTGCCATACAATGCTACAACCGACGAGGTATTGATAATACGGCCATAGCCTTTTTTAATCATATAAGGCGCAACTGCTTTGCCGCAATAAAATACCCCCGATAAATTGACATCAATAACTTGCTCCCATTGTTCTACCTCCATTTTGGCAAGGGTTGCATCGCGGGTAATTCCGGCGTTATTTAATAAGATATCAATTTGGCCATATTCTTTGACCACTGCGTCTGCGGCGGCCTCTACATCTTTCCATTCAGAGGTATTAACTTTTGCAAAATGCACTTTATAGCCTTGCTCTTGCAATTCTTTTTCGGTAGCTTTGCCTTTAGGCTCGTTCATGTCCCAAATAATTACGGTAGCACCCGCTTGGGCAAATAGGGTGGCGGTTGCTTTGCCAATGCCATTTGCACCTCCGGTAACAATGGCAATTTTGTCTGCTAAAACTTTCATTAAGTAGTATAGTTGTTAAAAATTTAAATAAATTACGCCAGATAAACTTGTAAGTAAATAAATTTATCCGGATTAAAGGCGTTTAACAACTGATTGTTTGTGGAATAATTTTTTTCTACTTTAGGGGTAGTGCGTGTAAAAGTATTATTTAATATCGTT
The sequence above is drawn from the Sphingobacteriales bacterium genome and encodes:
- a CDS encoding beta-ketoacyl-ACP reductase: MKVLADKIAIVTGGANGIGKATATLFAQAGATVIIWDMNEPKGKATEKELQEQGYKVHFAKVNTSEWKDVEAAADAVVKEYGQIDILLNNAGITRDATLAKMEVEQWEQVIDVNLSGVFYCGKAVAPYMIKKGYGRIINTSSVVALYGNFGQSNYAAAKAGLIGMSKVWARELGKKGITVNTVAPGFVQTDMMGTIPDKVMEGLLSRIPLARLGTPNEIGQVYLFLASDNASYINGATICADGGLTL